A single Alteribacter lacisalsi DNA region contains:
- the spoIIR gene encoding stage II sporulation protein R, with product MRQKRSTIYTMIALIVMMMSWEAQQVNPAFANDPNAIPEESIRLRILANSNAPMDQLAKRNIRDAVNVQITEWVEEIDSLDEARTLISSRLDELDQIVAEELERAGSSQSFEVSYENVQFPTKLYGNFLYPAGEYEAVLVSLGDGLGDNWWCVLFPPLCFLDFANGDAVDQEEQSGDDSESAEQQEEEVEVTFFFIEFFGGLKDRIFG from the coding sequence ATGAGACAAAAAAGATCCACAATATATACGATGATTGCTTTGATTGTTATGATGATGAGCTGGGAAGCCCAGCAGGTGAATCCTGCTTTTGCAAACGACCCGAACGCTATTCCAGAAGAGTCCATCCGCCTTAGAATTCTTGCAAACAGTAACGCACCGATGGATCAGCTGGCTAAGCGCAATATACGTGATGCGGTCAACGTTCAGATCACAGAATGGGTTGAGGAGATTGATTCCCTTGATGAAGCCCGCACACTGATTTCATCCCGCCTGGATGAACTGGATCAGATCGTAGCAGAAGAACTGGAGAGAGCAGGCAGCAGCCAGTCGTTTGAAGTTTCCTACGAGAACGTTCAATTTCCGACCAAGCTTTACGGCAATTTTCTTTATCCCGCTGGGGAGTACGAAGCAGTCCTTGTTTCCCTTGGTGACGGACTCGGTGATAACTGGTGGTGCGTCCTGTTCCCGCCGCTCTGCTTCCTTGATTTCGCCAATGGGGATGCGGTGGACCAGGAGGAGCAATCCGGGGACGACAGCGAAAGTGCAGAACAGCAGGAGGAGGAAGTAGAAGTCACATTTTTCTTCATTGAATTCTTCGGCGGGCTGAAAGACCGGATCTTCGGTTAA